The Streptomyces sp. NBC_00162 genome window below encodes:
- the murG gene encoding undecaprenyldiphospho-muramoylpentapeptide beta-N-acetylglucosaminyltransferase produces MHVVLAGGGTAGHIEPALALADALRRQDPSVGITALGTERGLETRLVPERGYELGLIPAVPLPRKPTPELITVPGRLRGTIKAAEEILERTKADCVVGFGGYVALPGYLAAKRLGVPIIVHEANARPGLANKIGSRYAHAVAVSTPDSKLRGARYVGIPLRRSISTLDRAAVRPEARAAFGLDPNLPTLLVSGGSQGARRLNEVIQQIAPTLQRSGIQILHAVGPKNELPRVDNMPGMPPYVPVPYVDRMDLAYAAADMMLCRAGAMTVAELSAVGLPAAYVPLPIGNGEQRLNAQPVVKAGGGLLVDDAELTPEWVLGQILPVLSDPHRLYEMSRAAGEFGRRDADELLVGMVYEAIAAHRNR; encoded by the coding sequence GTGCATGTCGTACTCGCCGGTGGGGGGACCGCCGGCCACATCGAGCCGGCGCTCGCCCTCGCGGACGCCCTGCGCAGGCAGGACCCTTCAGTGGGCATCACCGCCCTCGGCACCGAGCGCGGACTTGAGACCCGCCTCGTCCCGGAACGCGGTTACGAGCTGGGCCTGATCCCCGCCGTGCCGCTGCCCCGCAAGCCCACTCCGGAGCTGATCACCGTCCCCGGGCGGCTGCGCGGCACCATCAAGGCCGCCGAGGAGATCCTGGAGCGGACCAAGGCCGACTGCGTCGTCGGCTTCGGCGGCTACGTGGCCCTGCCCGGCTACCTCGCGGCCAAGCGGCTCGGAGTGCCGATCATCGTCCACGAGGCCAACGCCCGGCCCGGACTGGCCAATAAGATCGGCTCCCGATACGCGCACGCCGTCGCGGTCTCCACCCCCGACAGCAAGCTGCGCGGCGCCCGCTACGTGGGCATCCCGCTGCGGCGCTCCATCTCCACCCTCGACCGGGCCGCCGTCCGCCCCGAGGCGCGCGCCGCCTTCGGCCTGGACCCCAACCTGCCGACCCTGCTGGTCTCCGGCGGCTCGCAGGGCGCCCGCCGCCTCAACGAGGTGATCCAGCAGATCGCTCCGACCCTCCAGCGCTCCGGGATCCAGATCCTGCACGCCGTCGGGCCGAAGAACGAACTGCCGCGTGTCGACAACATGCCCGGGATGCCGCCCTATGTGCCGGTACCGTACGTGGACCGGATGGATCTCGCGTACGCCGCCGCCGACATGATGCTGTGCCGCGCGGGAGCGATGACCGTCGCCGAACTGTCCGCCGTCGGGCTCCCCGCCGCCTACGTCCCGTTGCCGATCGGCAACGGCGAACAGCGGCTCAACGCCCAGCCGGTGGTCAAGGCCGGCGGCGGCCTGCTTGTGGACGACGCGGAACTGACGCCCGAGTGGGTGCTCGGCCAGATCCTCCCGGTGCTGTCGGACCCGCACCGCCTGTACGAGATGTCCCGCGCCGCCGGTGAGTTCGGCCGCCGCGACGCCGACGAGCTGCTGGTCGGCATGGTGTACGAGGCGATCGCGGCCCACCGGAACCGCTGA
- a CDS encoding cell division protein FtsQ/DivIB, whose amino-acid sequence MAGATTAQRGTPGSGPSARKGGGSPKPPKAPKPSRGSGPQGPGVRLRRGPLLASLAAVLLLVGGGTWVLYGSSWLRVEKVTATGTEVLTPEQVLSAAAVPVGAPLVSVDTDEIENRVRGRLSRIDSVDVVRAWPHGIGLKVTERKPVLLIKKDANFVEVDASGVRFDTVPKAPEGVPVLELNAKQSPSARRFDEERLLHEAVLVAGSLPDPIAKETLQVKVGSYDSVVLELTRGRTVAWGSGEQSDAKGRALTALLKAAPKAARFDVSVPTAPAVSGS is encoded by the coding sequence GTGGCCGGAGCGACGACCGCACAGCGTGGGACCCCGGGCTCCGGCCCGTCCGCCCGGAAGGGCGGCGGCTCTCCAAAGCCGCCCAAAGCCCCGAAACCGTCGAGGGGATCCGGCCCTCAGGGCCCCGGCGTACGCCTGCGCCGGGGCCCCCTGCTGGCCTCCCTGGCCGCCGTGCTGCTCCTCGTCGGGGGCGGTACCTGGGTGCTCTACGGCTCCTCCTGGCTCCGCGTCGAGAAGGTCACCGCGACCGGCACCGAAGTGCTCACCCCCGAGCAGGTGCTGTCCGCGGCGGCCGTTCCGGTCGGGGCCCCGCTGGTGAGCGTGGACACCGACGAGATCGAGAACCGCGTCCGCGGCCGGCTGTCCCGCATCGATTCGGTCGATGTGGTGCGGGCCTGGCCGCACGGCATCGGGCTGAAAGTGACGGAACGCAAACCCGTACTGCTCATCAAAAAGGACGCCAACTTCGTGGAAGTGGACGCTTCGGGTGTGCGATTCGACACGGTTCCGAAAGCACCCGAGGGCGTTCCGGTCCTCGAACTGAACGCGAAGCAGTCCCCGAGCGCCCGCCGTTTCGACGAGGAGCGGCTGCTGCACGAGGCCGTGCTCGTCGCCGGCTCCCTCCCGGATCCGATCGCCAAGGAGACCTTGCAGGTCAAGGTGGGTTCGTACGATTCGGTGGTGCTGGAGCTGACCCGGGGCCGGACCGTGGCCTGGGGGAGCGGCGAACAGAGCGACGCGAAGGGCCGTGCGCTGACCGCTTTGTTGAAGGCCGCGCCCAAGGCCGCCCGCTTCGACGTGAGCGTCCCCACCGCCCCTGCGGTGTCCGGGAGTTGA
- the ftsZ gene encoding cell division protein FtsZ produces MAAPQNYLAVIKVIGVGGGGVNAINRMIEVGLKGVEFIAINTDAQALLMSDADVKLDVGRELTRGLGAGANPAVGRKAAEDHREEIEEVLKGADMVFVTAGEGGGTGTGGAPVVANIARSLGALTIGVVTRPFTFEGRRRANQAEDGIAELREEVDTLIVIPNDRLLSISDRQVSVLDAFKSADQVLLSGVQGITDLITTPGLINLDFADVKSVMSEAGSALMGIGSARGDDRAVAAAEMAISSPLLEASIDGARGVLLSISGGSDLGLFEINEAAQLVSEAAHPEANIIFGAVIDDALGDEVRVTVIAAGFDGGQPPARRDNVIGAASTKREEPAPTPVRAAEPTRPAFGGLGSVTPREDPPAPIEAAPVEAHSPAPQVPTARPYQDSPAEELDVPDFLK; encoded by the coding sequence GTGGCAGCACCGCAGAACTACCTCGCAGTCATCAAGGTCATCGGTGTCGGCGGCGGTGGTGTCAATGCCATCAACCGAATGATCGAGGTCGGTCTCAAGGGCGTCGAGTTCATCGCCATCAACACGGACGCCCAAGCGCTGTTGATGAGCGACGCCGACGTCAAGCTCGACGTCGGCCGTGAACTCACCCGGGGCCTCGGCGCCGGCGCCAACCCGGCCGTCGGCCGCAAGGCGGCAGAGGACCACCGCGAGGAGATCGAGGAGGTCCTCAAGGGGGCCGACATGGTCTTCGTCACCGCCGGCGAGGGCGGCGGCACCGGCACGGGCGGCGCGCCCGTCGTCGCCAACATCGCGCGCTCGCTGGGCGCCCTGACGATCGGTGTGGTCACCCGGCCGTTCACCTTCGAGGGCCGGCGCCGCGCGAACCAGGCGGAGGACGGCATCGCCGAGCTCCGCGAAGAGGTCGACACCCTCATCGTCATCCCCAACGACCGGCTGCTGTCCATCTCGGACCGCCAGGTCAGCGTGCTCGACGCCTTCAAGTCGGCCGACCAGGTCCTGCTCTCGGGCGTCCAGGGCATCACCGACCTCATCACCACCCCGGGTCTGATCAACCTCGACTTCGCCGACGTCAAGTCCGTGATGTCCGAGGCCGGCTCGGCCCTGATGGGCATCGGCTCGGCCCGCGGCGACGACCGCGCGGTGGCCGCGGCCGAGATGGCGATCTCCTCGCCGCTGCTGGAGGCGTCCATCGACGGCGCCCGCGGCGTGCTGCTCTCCATCTCCGGCGGCTCGGACCTCGGTCTCTTCGAGATCAACGAGGCCGCGCAGCTGGTGAGCGAGGCCGCGCACCCCGAGGCGAACATCATCTTCGGCGCCGTCATCGACGACGCGCTCGGCGACGAGGTGCGGGTCACCGTCATCGCGGCCGGGTTCGACGGCGGACAGCCCCCGGCCCGCCGGGACAACGTCATCGGCGCCGCGTCCACGAAGCGCGAGGAGCCGGCCCCGACGCCGGTCCGCGCGGCGGAGCCGACCCGGCCGGCCTTCGGCGGACTCGGCTCGGTCACCCCGCGCGAGGACCCCCCGGCTCCGATCGAGGCGGCCCCGGTCGAGGCCCACAGCCCCGCGCCGCAGGTTCCGACGGCCCGGCCGTACCAGGACAGCCCGGCCGAGGAACTGGATGTCCCGGACTTCTTGAAGTGA
- the pgeF gene encoding peptidoglycan editing factor PgeF has protein sequence MGGAHFAFTDRWGGVSAVPYEELNLGGAVGDDPAAVRANRARAAESLGIDPDLVVWMNQVHGRDVAVVDGPWPFGEDVPAVDAVVTARRGLALAVLTADCAPVLLADPVAGVAAAAHAGRPGLVAGVVPAAVEAMVALGAEPGRIVARTGPAVCGHCYEVPAEMRDAVSEVVPAARAETSWGTPAVDVVAGVHAQLAEAGVVNVHRSPVCTLESRDHFSYRRDRVTGRLAGYVWLD, from the coding sequence GTGGGCGGCGCCCACTTCGCCTTCACCGACCGGTGGGGCGGGGTGAGCGCCGTTCCGTACGAAGAGCTCAACCTCGGCGGCGCGGTCGGAGACGACCCGGCCGCCGTTCGCGCGAACCGGGCACGCGCCGCGGAGTCCCTGGGGATCGACCCGGACCTGGTGGTCTGGATGAACCAGGTGCACGGCCGTGACGTGGCGGTGGTCGACGGACCGTGGCCCTTCGGCGAAGATGTCCCCGCGGTCGACGCGGTGGTCACCGCCCGTCGGGGGCTCGCCCTCGCCGTGCTCACCGCCGACTGCGCGCCGGTCCTGCTGGCGGACCCCGTCGCCGGGGTCGCCGCGGCCGCCCACGCCGGGCGGCCCGGACTGGTCGCCGGAGTGGTTCCCGCCGCGGTGGAGGCGATGGTCGCCCTCGGCGCCGAGCCCGGGCGGATCGTCGCCCGCACCGGACCCGCGGTCTGCGGCCACTGCTACGAGGTGCCCGCCGAGATGCGGGACGCGGTGTCCGAGGTGGTGCCGGCCGCCCGGGCCGAGACCAGCTGGGGGACTCCGGCCGTGGACGTGGTCGCCGGGGTGCACGCCCAGCTCGCGGAGGCGGGGGTGGTGAACGTCCACCGATCTCCGGTCTGCACACTGGAGTCGCGGGACCACTTCTCGTACCGCCGCGACCGGGTGACCGGGCGGCTTGCCGGATATGTCTGGTTGGACTGA
- a CDS encoding YggS family pyridoxal phosphate-dependent enzyme, with the protein MTDRKSELAENLARVEERISSACAAAGRKREEVTLIVVTKTYPASDVRLLAELGIRHVAENRDQDAAPKAAACADLPLRWHFVGQLQTNKVRSVAGYAHVVQSVDRPKLVTALSAAASNAGRELGCLVQIALDAESGERGSRGGAAPEQLAELADLVAGAPGLRIDGVMTVAPLSGPYAGREQAAFGRLVELSSRLRADHPAATMVSAGMSTDLEQAVAAGATHVRVGTAVLGARPRLG; encoded by the coding sequence ATGACGGACCGTAAGTCGGAGCTCGCGGAGAACCTCGCGCGGGTGGAGGAACGTATCTCGTCCGCCTGCGCGGCCGCGGGCCGCAAGCGGGAAGAGGTGACGCTCATCGTGGTCACCAAGACCTATCCCGCGAGCGACGTACGACTCCTGGCGGAGCTGGGCATCCGTCATGTTGCGGAAAATCGCGACCAGGACGCCGCCCCCAAGGCCGCGGCCTGCGCGGATCTGCCGCTCCGCTGGCACTTCGTCGGTCAGTTGCAGACGAACAAAGTCCGTTCCGTGGCGGGATACGCGCATGTGGTGCAGTCGGTCGACCGGCCCAAGCTCGTGACCGCCCTCTCGGCGGCCGCCTCGAACGCGGGCCGCGAACTCGGCTGCCTCGTGCAGATCGCCCTCGACGCCGAGTCGGGCGAGCGGGGATCCCGGGGCGGCGCGGCGCCCGAGCAGCTCGCGGAGTTGGCGGACCTCGTCGCCGGGGCGCCGGGACTGCGGATCGACGGCGTGATGACCGTCGCCCCGCTCTCCGGTCCGTACGCCGGACGCGAACAGGCCGCTTTCGGACGGCTGGTGGAATTGTCATCCCGCCTGCGCGCGGACCATCCGGCTGCCACGATGGTGTCGGCCGGGATGAGTACGGATCTGGAACAGGCCGTTGCGGCCGGTGCGACACATGTACGCGTCGGCACTGCGGTACTCGGCGCGAGACCCCGGCTCGGGTAA
- a CDS encoding cell division protein SepF, which yields MAGAMRKMAVYLGLVEDDRYDNPGYDPDDEFEPEPEPERARDRTRERDRQPVHQSPVSDEPVRAVQPPAQREPIPIPVENGRPARIAPVASITPDRTNLEKNAPVIMPKVVSEREPYRITTLHPRTYNEARTIGEHFREGTPVIMNLTEMDDTDAKRLVDFAAGLVFGLHGSIERVTQKVFLLSPANVDVTAEDKARIAEGGFFNQS from the coding sequence ATGGCCGGCGCGATGCGCAAGATGGCGGTCTACCTCGGCCTCGTGGAGGACGACCGGTACGACAACCCGGGGTACGACCCCGACGACGAGTTCGAGCCCGAGCCGGAACCGGAGCGGGCCCGTGACCGGACCCGCGAGCGAGACCGTCAGCCCGTGCACCAATCGCCCGTATCGGACGAACCGGTACGAGCCGTACAGCCTCCGGCGCAGCGCGAACCCATCCCAATTCCGGTGGAAAACGGACGTCCTGCGCGAATTGCCCCCGTGGCATCCATCACACCTGACCGCACCAACCTGGAGAAGAACGCCCCCGTGATCATGCCCAAGGTCGTCTCCGAGCGGGAGCCGTACCGCATCACGACGCTGCACCCCCGGACCTACAACGAGGCCCGTACCATCGGGGAACACTTCCGTGAGGGCACTCCGGTGATCATGAATCTCACGGAGATGGACGACACTGACGCGAAGCGTCTCGTGGACTTCGCCGCCGGTCTGGTCTTCGGCCTGCACGGCAGTATTGAACGCGTGACACAGAAGGTGTTCCTGCTGTCGCCTGCTAACGTCGATGTCACGGCGGAGGACAAGGCCCGCATCGCGGAGGGCGGGTTCTTCAACCAAAGCTAG
- a CDS encoding YggT family protein: MGVALQVVYIALMCFLIVLIFRLVMDYVFQFARSWTPGKAMVVVLEATYTVTDPPLKLLRRAIPPLRLGGVALDLSFFVLMIIVYILISFVSTAARSV, translated from the coding sequence ATGGGCGTCGCACTGCAAGTGGTCTACATCGCGCTGATGTGCTTCCTCATCGTGCTGATCTTCCGACTGGTCATGGACTACGTGTTCCAGTTCGCACGTTCATGGACACCCGGCAAGGCGATGGTGGTCGTTCTGGAGGCCACCTACACTGTCACCGATCCACCGCTCAAGCTTCTTCGGCGGGCTATTCCGCCGTTGCGTCTCGGGGGCGTGGCACTCGACCTGTCCTTCTTCGTTCTGATGATCATCGTTTACATCCTCATCAGTTTCGTGAGCACCGCTGCGAGAAGCGTGTGA
- a CDS encoding DivIVA domain-containing protein: MPLTPEDVRNKQFTTVRLREGYDEDEVDAFLDEVESELTRLLRENEDLRAKLAAATRAAAQNQQQQGMRKPEPQDQRGPGAPVPAAISGPPQQQQQPQMGPPQLPGGQPQLPAGPGGHGPQGPGMGGPMQQHPMGGPQGMGQQGMGQQQGMGQQSMGGQNPLGQQMQPMGQQMQPMGQQMQPMGQPMHQQPQQLPQQGPGGDSAARVLSLAQQTADQAIAEARSEANKIVGEARSRAEGLERDARAKADALERDAQEKHRVAMGSLESARATLERKVEDLRGFEREYRTRLKSYLESQLRQLETQADDSLAPPRNPAGPALPPSPSPSMAPAGAMGHSMGGPSMGGPSPMGGPSPMGGPSYGGQQQMSPAMTQPMAPVRPAAPQPMQQAPSPMRGFLIDEDDN, from the coding sequence ATGCCGCTGACTCCCGAGGACGTGCGGAACAAGCAGTTCACGACCGTCCGCCTCCGAGAAGGCTATGACGAGGACGAGGTCGATGCCTTCCTCGACGAGGTCGAGTCCGAACTGACGCGCCTGCTGCGCGAGAACGAGGACCTGCGCGCCAAGCTGGCCGCTGCCACGCGCGCCGCCGCGCAGAACCAGCAGCAGCAGGGCATGCGCAAGCCGGAACCCCAGGACCAGCGTGGCCCCGGCGCCCCCGTGCCCGCGGCCATATCCGGCCCGCCGCAGCAGCAGCAGCAGCCGCAGATGGGCCCGCCGCAGCTGCCGGGCGGCCAGCCGCAGCTGCCCGCCGGCCCCGGCGGACACGGACCGCAGGGTCCGGGCATGGGTGGCCCCATGCAGCAGCACCCCATGGGTGGACCGCAGGGCATGGGCCAGCAGGGTATGGGCCAGCAGCAGGGCATGGGCCAGCAGTCCATGGGCGGCCAGAACCCGCTCGGCCAGCAGATGCAGCCCATGGGCCAGCAGATGCAGCCGATGGGGCAGCAGATGCAGCCCATGGGTCAGCCGATGCACCAGCAGCCGCAGCAGCTGCCGCAGCAGGGCCCCGGTGGCGACAGTGCCGCCCGCGTCCTGTCGCTGGCGCAGCAGACCGCCGACCAGGCGATCGCGGAGGCCCGCTCCGAGGCCAACAAGATCGTCGGCGAGGCCCGTTCGCGCGCCGAGGGTCTGGAGCGGGACGCCCGCGCCAAGGCCGACGCGCTGGAGCGGGACGCGCAGGAGAAGCACCGCGTCGCGATGGGCTCCCTGGAGTCCGCCCGCGCCACGCTGGAGCGCAAGGTCGAGGACCTGCGGGGCTTCGAGCGTGAGTACCGTACGCGCCTGAAGTCCTACCTGGAGTCGCAGCTGCGTCAGCTGGAGACCCAGGCCGACGACTCCCTGGCCCCGCCGCGGAACCCGGCCGGTCCCGCGCTGCCGCCGTCGCCGTCGCCTTCGATGGCTCCGGCCGGTGCGATGGGGCACTCCATGGGTGGTCCCTCGATGGGTGGCCCGTCCCCCATGGGCGGTCCCTCCCCGATGGGTGGCCCGTCGTACGGCGGCCAGCAGCAGATGTCCCCGGCGATGACCCAGCCGATGGCTCCGGTGCGGCCGGCTGCGCCGCAGCCGATGCAGCAGGCGCCGTCTCCCATGCGGGGCTTTCTGATCGACGAGGACGACAACTAG
- the ileS gene encoding isoleucine--tRNA ligase, with translation MTTPPQYRPVPAQVDLPALEHAVLDFWRESKTFAKTLEQSEGRPEWVFYEGPPTANGMPGAHHIEARVFKDVFPRFRTMRGYHVARKAGWDCHGLPVELAVEKELGFNGKQDIEAYGIAEFNDKCRESVTRHTDAFAELTTRMGYWVDLDDAYRTMDPEYVESVWWSLKEIFNKGLLTQDHRVAPWCPRCGTGLSDHELAQGYETVVDPSVFVRFPLTSGPLAGEAALLVWTTTPWTLVSNTAVAAHPDVTYVVATNGEEKLVVAQPLLEKALGEGWEATGESFTGKEMERWTYERPFDLVEFPAPAHYVVNAEYVTTEDGTGLVHQSPAFGADDLAVCRAYGLPVVNPVRPDGTFEEEVPLVGGVFFKKADEKLTADLDARGLLFNHIAYEHSYPHCWRCHTALLYYAQPSWYIRTTAVKDAMLRENEKTNWFPDSVKQGRFGDWLNNNIDWALSRNRYWGTPLPIWRCEENHLTCVGSRAELSELSGQDQSALDPHRPYIDDVTFTCTAEGCSLTAVRVPEVIDAWYDSGSMPFAQWGYPHKNKEIFEKRYPAQFISEAIDQTRGWFYTLMAVGTLVFDKSSYENVVCLGHILAEDGRKMSKHLGNTLQPIPLMDQHGADAVRWFMAAGGSPWAARRVGHGTIQEVVRKTLLTYWNTVAFQALYARTSNWAPSASDPAPADRTVLDRWLLSELHALVAEVTDAMEAYDTQRAGKLLSTFVDDLSNWYVRRSRRRFWQGDKGALRTLHEVVETVTRLMAPLTPFITERVWQDMIVPVTPEAPESVHLSSWPESDAAQVDPALSQHMLLVRRLVELGRATRAESGVKTRQPLSRALVGAVGFDALSPELQAQITEELNVSSVASLSEVGGSLVDTTAKANFRALGKRFGKGVQDVAKAVSAADAAALSLALRSGSATVSVNGDEVSLSPEEVIITETPREGWSVASDSGATVALDLEITPELRLAGLARDAIRLIQEARKNSGLDVADRIALRWSSESPEVVTALTDHAALIADEVLSTDFAPGEADATYGEAFTDEPLGLTFRLRKA, from the coding sequence ATGACCACACCGCCGCAGTACCGCCCGGTCCCCGCCCAGGTCGACCTGCCTGCCCTCGAGCACGCCGTCCTCGACTTCTGGCGCGAGAGCAAGACCTTCGCCAAGACCCTGGAGCAGTCCGAGGGCCGCCCCGAGTGGGTCTTCTACGAGGGCCCGCCGACCGCGAACGGCATGCCCGGCGCGCACCACATCGAGGCCCGCGTCTTCAAGGACGTCTTCCCCCGGTTCCGCACCATGCGCGGCTACCACGTGGCCCGCAAGGCCGGCTGGGACTGCCACGGCCTGCCCGTCGAGCTCGCCGTCGAGAAGGAGCTCGGCTTCAACGGCAAGCAGGACATCGAGGCGTACGGCATCGCCGAGTTCAACGACAAGTGCCGCGAGTCCGTGACCCGCCACACCGACGCGTTCGCGGAGCTCACGACCCGGATGGGCTACTGGGTCGACCTGGACGACGCCTACCGGACCATGGACCCCGAGTACGTCGAGTCCGTGTGGTGGTCGCTGAAGGAGATCTTCAACAAGGGCCTGCTCACCCAGGACCACCGCGTCGCCCCCTGGTGCCCGCGCTGCGGCACCGGCCTCTCCGACCACGAGCTGGCCCAGGGCTACGAGACGGTCGTCGACCCCTCGGTCTTCGTCCGCTTCCCGCTGACCTCCGGCCCCCTCGCGGGCGAGGCGGCGCTGCTGGTCTGGACGACCACCCCCTGGACCCTGGTCTCGAACACCGCCGTCGCCGCGCACCCGGACGTCACGTACGTGGTGGCCACCAACGGCGAGGAGAAGCTGGTCGTCGCCCAGCCGCTGCTGGAGAAGGCCCTCGGCGAGGGCTGGGAGGCCACCGGCGAGTCCTTCACGGGCAAGGAGATGGAGCGCTGGACGTACGAGCGCCCCTTCGACCTGGTCGAGTTCCCGGCCCCGGCCCACTACGTCGTGAACGCCGAGTACGTCACGACCGAGGACGGCACCGGTCTGGTCCACCAGTCCCCCGCCTTCGGTGCCGACGACCTCGCGGTCTGCCGCGCCTACGGCCTGCCGGTCGTGAACCCGGTCCGCCCCGACGGCACCTTCGAGGAGGAGGTCCCGCTGGTCGGCGGCGTCTTCTTCAAGAAGGCCGACGAGAAGCTGACCGCCGACCTCGACGCCCGCGGCCTGCTCTTCAATCACATCGCCTACGAGCACAGCTACCCGCACTGCTGGCGCTGCCACACGGCCCTGCTCTACTACGCGCAGCCGTCCTGGTACATCCGCACCACCGCCGTCAAGGACGCGATGCTGCGGGAGAACGAGAAGACGAACTGGTTCCCGGACTCGGTCAAGCAGGGCCGCTTCGGCGACTGGCTGAACAACAACATCGACTGGGCGCTGTCCCGCAACCGCTACTGGGGCACCCCGCTGCCGATCTGGCGCTGCGAGGAGAACCACCTCACCTGCGTGGGCTCGCGCGCGGAGCTGAGCGAGCTGTCCGGGCAGGACCAGTCCGCCCTGGACCCGCACCGCCCGTACATCGACGACGTCACCTTCACCTGCACCGCCGAGGGCTGCTCGCTGACCGCCGTCCGCGTGCCCGAGGTCATCGACGCCTGGTACGACTCGGGCTCGATGCCGTTCGCGCAGTGGGGCTACCCGCACAAGAACAAGGAGATCTTCGAGAAGCGCTACCCGGCGCAGTTCATCTCGGAGGCCATCGACCAGACGCGCGGGTGGTTCTACACGCTGATGGCGGTCGGCACCCTCGTCTTCGACAAGTCCTCCTACGAGAACGTGGTCTGCCTGGGCCACATCCTCGCCGAGGACGGCCGCAAGATGTCCAAGCACCTGGGCAACACCCTCCAGCCGATCCCGCTCATGGACCAGCACGGCGCGGACGCGGTGCGCTGGTTCATGGCGGCCGGCGGCTCCCCGTGGGCGGCCCGCCGCGTGGGCCACGGCACGATCCAGGAGGTCGTCCGCAAGACCCTCCTCACGTACTGGAACACGGTCGCCTTCCAGGCCCTGTACGCCCGTACGTCGAACTGGGCGCCCTCCGCCTCGGACCCGGCCCCGGCGGACCGCACGGTCCTGGACAGGTGGCTCCTGTCCGAGCTCCACGCCCTCGTCGCCGAGGTCACGGACGCGATGGAGGCGTACGACACCCAGCGCGCCGGCAAGCTGCTGTCCACGTTCGTGGACGACCTGTCCAACTGGTACGTCCGCCGCTCGCGCCGCCGCTTCTGGCAGGGCGACAAGGGCGCGCTGCGCACCCTGCACGAGGTCGTCGAGACCGTCACCCGCCTCATGGCCCCCCTCACCCCCTTCATCACGGAGCGGGTCTGGCAGGACATGATCGTCCCGGTCACCCCCGAGGCCCCCGAGTCGGTGCACCTCTCCTCCTGGCCGGAGTCGGACGCCGCCCAGGTGGACCCGGCGCTCTCGCAGCACATGCTGCTGGTACGCCGCCTCGTGGAGCTGGGCCGTGCGACCCGTGCGGAGTCGGGCGTCAAGACCCGCCAGCCGCTGTCGCGGGCGCTGGTCGGTGCGGTGGGCTTCGACGCGCTCTCCCCGGAGCTCCAGGCCCAGATCACCGAGGAGCTGAACGTCTCCTCCGTGGCCTCGCTCTCCGAGGTCGGCGGGTCCCTGGTGGACACCACGGCGAAGGCCAATTTCCGTGCGCTGGGCAAGCGCTTCGGCAAGGGCGTCCAGGACGTGGCGAAGGCGGTGTCCGCGGCCGACGCGGCGGCCCTGTCGCTGGCCCTGCGCTCGGGCTCCGCGACCGTCTCGGTCAACGGTGACGAGGTCTCCCTCTCCCCGGAGGAGGTCATCATCACGGAGACCCCGCGCGAGGGCTGGTCGGTGGCCTCGGACTCGGGCGCGACGGTCGCCCTGGACCTGGAGATCACCCCGGAGCTGCGGCTCGCGGGGCTGGCGCGTGACGCGATCCGCCTGATCCAGGAGGCCCGGAAGAACTCCGGCCTGGACGTGGCGGACCGGATCGCCCTGCGCTGGTCCTCCGAGTCCCCGGAGGTGGTCACGGCCCTGACGGACCACGCGGCCCTGATCGCGGACGAGGTCCTGTCCACGGACTTCGCCCCCGGCGAGGCCGACGCCACGTACGGCGAAGCCTTCACGGACGAACCCCTCGGCCTGACCTTCCGCCTCCGCAAGGCGTAA
- a CDS encoding TraR/DksA family transcriptional regulator codes for MVAKKTAGTAGEALAEAPVKKAPAKRANAVKAAVAKKAAPAEKAPAKKAAAKKAPAKKAPAKKATDKQATAVKKATAVAKRQATAKPAGAEGAAQAAVKTGVRKVVAKKSTGTARKTAAAATSGLPKVRVTAATTPGELAVRPGEDPWTQAEVDEARSELMSEVLRLRAELDASEVAISGLMRDSGDGAGDDQADTGTKNITRESELALAANATSMLEQTERALERLEAGTYGICENCGKPIGKARMQAFPRATLCVDCKQKQERRH; via the coding sequence ATGGTGGCGAAGAAGACCGCCGGTACTGCCGGAGAGGCGCTGGCCGAAGCACCTGTGAAGAAGGCGCCGGCCAAGAGGGCGAACGCCGTCAAGGCGGCCGTCGCGAAGAAGGCGGCACCGGCCGAGAAGGCACCCGCGAAGAAGGCGGCGGCCAAGAAGGCGCCCGCGAAGAAAGCGCCGGCGAAGAAGGCGACCGACAAGCAGGCGACCGCCGTCAAGAAGGCGACTGCCGTCGCGAAGCGGCAGGCCACGGCCAAACCGGCCGGGGCCGAGGGGGCGGCGCAGGCCGCTGTGAAGACGGGAGTCCGCAAAGTGGTTGCCAAGAAGAGCACCGGTACGGCGAGGAAGACGGCTGCGGCCGCCACCAGCGGCCTGCCCAAGGTGAGGGTCACGGCGGCCACCACGCCCGGTGAGCTCGCCGTACGGCCCGGGGAGGACCCCTGGACGCAGGCGGAGGTCGACGAGGCCCGCAGCGAGCTGATGAGCGAGGTGCTCAGACTGCGCGCCGAGCTCGACGCCTCGGAGGTGGCCATCTCGGGCCTGATGCGGGACTCGGGCGACGGCGCGGGCGACGACCAGGCCGACACGGGCACCAAGAACATCACCCGGGAGTCCGAGCTGGCCCTCGCGGCGAACGCCACCTCGATGCTGGAACAGACCGAGCGGGCCCTGGAACGCCTGGAGGCGGGCACGTACGGGATCTGCGAGAACTGCGGGAAGCCCATCGGCAAGGCCAGGATGCAGGCCTTCCCTCGGGCCACCCTGTGCGTGGACTGCAAGCAGAAGCAGGAGCGGCGGCACTAG